From Verrucomicrobia bacterium S94, the proteins below share one genomic window:
- a CDS encoding peroxiredoxin produces the protein MKIQIILAVLFVSAAVRALEVGDAAPLFTAQDQDGRSWSLEEQLGGKPVVVYFYPAAMTGGCTKQACIYRDYITGGDPTFSVVGISADNPAGLKAFQTAEKLNFPLLSDPGGAIAQSFGVEVKAGAQTIRRTVNGREIELTRSATTMRWTFVVGPDGKIIYKSDKVKPTEDLQHVLTALKN, from the coding sequence ATGAAAATTCAAATAATACTTGCTGTTCTGTTTGTCAGTGCGGCTGTCCGGGCATTGGAAGTCGGAGATGCCGCACCGTTGTTTACTGCACAGGACCAGGACGGGCGGTCATGGAGCCTGGAAGAGCAGCTCGGTGGTAAGCCGGTTGTGGTTTATTTTTATCCGGCCGCTATGACCGGGGGCTGTACCAAACAGGCCTGCATATACCGCGATTATATTACCGGCGGTGATCCGACGTTCAGTGTGGTCGGCATCAGTGCTGATAACCCTGCGGGGCTGAAAGCATTCCAGACTGCGGAAAAACTCAATTTCCCTCTGCTGTCCGATCCCGGGGGCGCGATTGCTCAATCTTTCGGTGTTGAAGTGAAAGCGGGAGCGCAGACAATCAGACGGACCGTCAACGGCAGGGAAATTGAACTGACGCGTTCGGCGACGACCATGCGCTGGACCTTCGTGGTCGGTCCTGATGGAAAAATCATTTACAAATCCGACAAGGTAAAACCGACTGAAGATCTTCAGCATGTGCTGACTGCGCTAAAAAATTAA
- a CDS encoding thioredoxin family protein, whose amino-acid sequence MAFTLEIGERAPAFSLPATDGKTYALDDFNEKFLVIFFTCNHCPYVIGSDENTRKIAEKFQGSDVRFVAINSNSPNTYEEDSWEHMVERMEKYKFPWLYLHDAGQEVAEAYGALRTPHFYVFDEERKLAYVGRAIDTPRDHTQATTHELEDALEELLAGKPVSVPVTNPIGCNVKWEGKDRKWMPPEACDLV is encoded by the coding sequence ATGGCATTTACATTGGAAATCGGGGAGCGGGCACCGGCGTTCAGCCTGCCGGCCACGGATGGGAAAACCTATGCGCTGGACGATTTCAACGAAAAGTTTCTGGTCATCTTTTTTACCTGCAACCATTGTCCGTATGTGATCGGTTCGGATGAAAATACCCGGAAAATTGCGGAAAAATTCCAAGGATCGGATGTGCGTTTTGTGGCCATTAATTCGAACAGTCCGAATACGTATGAAGAGGACAGTTGGGAGCATATGGTTGAGCGGATGGAGAAATATAAATTTCCATGGCTTTATCTGCACGATGCCGGTCAGGAGGTCGCGGAGGCTTATGGCGCGCTGCGCACGCCGCATTTCTATGTCTTTGATGAAGAACGGAAACTGGCATATGTAGGGCGTGCGATTGATACGCCGCGGGATCATACGCAGGCAACGACCCATGAGCTGGAGGATGCGCTGGAGGAACTGCTGGCGGGCAAACCGGTGAGTGTGCCGGTAACCAATCCGATCGGTTGTAATGTGAAATGGGAAGGAAAAGACCGGAAATGGATGCCGCCGGAGGCGTGCGACCTGGTTTGA